A genomic window from Salvia hispanica cultivar TCC Black 2014 chromosome 5, UniMelb_Shisp_WGS_1.0, whole genome shotgun sequence includes:
- the LOC125190020 gene encoding F-box protein At3g07870-like, producing MGEDFFKYLPSKIVVEILSRLPTRAAMACKFVCKSWLSLLATPEFVNSHISRSVPGLLVKTHSTSSYDVIEFVDELRLDFDKEHRWNVAFNFKLPFDEPTHSSVNGLIFLRDFGRGDLILCNPITREYIKLPCPPKTTTAVDLEMDTFGFGVSRTSGQYKVVRVFVEAPRKEAYKHDHLLPFACQVYTVGTGLWRNVPSGSPPLRFFDFHGGVLLNGNLHLMALEMTTDGLVERICCFDLETELFSTFSVPPPCGIGERYCKTPSVFRDCLCLSHISSDGEIVIWLMKEYGDDNSWTREVFVCEVDIGFVGERHVWPIRVFENGDILMEEEDKPFYYSNKTKTFDNDISFRGDRGSYYTSMTMYASSFLTLKNFVTENVSSF from the coding sequence ATGGGTGAAGATTTCTTCAAATATCTACCATCAAAAATCGTAGTAGAAATTCTCTCAAGACTTCCCACTCGAGCCGCTATGGCCTGCAAGTTTGTTTGTAAGTCCTGGCTTAGTCTGCTGGCTACTCCCGAGTTTGTGAATTCCCATATTTCTAGATCAGTCCCTGGCCTCCTTGTTAAAACACACTCAACAAGCTCATACGATGTCATTGAATTTGTGGATGAACTTCGCCTCGACTTTGATAAGGAGCATCGTTGGAATGTAGCCTTCAACTTCAAACTCCCTTTTGACGAACCAACTCATAGTTCGGTCAATGGTTTGATCTTTCTTAGAGACTTTGGTCGTGGTGATCTTATCCTGTGCAATCCAATCACTCGTGAATATATCAAACTCCCTTGTCCTCCCAAAACTACCACCGCAGTTGATCTTGAAATGGATACTTTTGGATTTGGGGTGAGCAGAACGTCTGGCCAATATAAGGTGGTCAGGGTTTTCGTTGAAGCACCACGAAAAGAGGCATACAAACATGATCACCTATTACCGTTTGCATGCCAAGTATACACCGTTGGAACCGGATTGTGGAGAAATGTTCCTTCTGGAAGCCCGCCGCTTAGGTTTTTTGACTTCCATGGCGGGGTACTTTTGAATGGAAATCTTCATTTGATGGCATTGGAAATGACAACAGACGGCTTGGTTGAACGGATTTGTTGTTTTGATCTCGAAACAGAACTTTTTAGCACATTTTCTGTACCTCCTCCTTGTGGTATCGGTGAACGCTATTGTAAGACGCCATCTGTTTTCAGGGATTGCCTCTGTTTAAGCCATATTTCATCCGATGGGGAGATTGTGATCTGGTTGATGAAGGAATACGGAGATGACAATTCTTGGACAAGGGAAGTTTTCGTTTGCGAAGTTGATATAGGATTTGTTGGTGAGCGTCATGTTTGGCCAATCAGAGTTTTCGAAAATGGAGATATCTTGATGGAAGAGGAAGACAAGCCATTCTACTACTCCAACAAGACGAAAACTTTCGACAATGACATCTCGTTTCGAGGGGATCGTGGTTCTTACTATACCTCTATGACCATGTATGCCTCAAGCTTTCTCACTCTGAAGAATTTTGTGACGGAGAATGTGAGCTCATTTTGA
- the LOC125191204 gene encoding F-box protein At3g07870-like, with translation MKTADNSKMGEDFFKYLQSEIVLNIFSRLPTRAAMACKCVCKPWLSMLTTPKFVNSHMSRSVPSIAIETNSKCYDIIEFTDELDLNFDGPIRSMPNDFDKEHRWDVTFNFVLPFDGILQSSANGLIFLRDFGHDDLILCNPVTRDYLKLPCPRQTSPKVPNAMDNFGFGVSGTPGQYKVVRIFAEAPERREGFKNACQVYTVGTGSWRNVPFGKPLGFCDDIGGVHLNGNLYWMVAKTTSGFCRWISSFDLEMELFITFAAPPPRGRDFLFGRSLCVLRGCLCVSDISHNGPDIDDDEDDIPNDGHVIIWMLKGDDNSWSKIFVIPKVERSAGLGNVWPIIIFKNGDALIEWDDGMIFFYSKKRRNFDCEVMSLEGREPFTSTIMYAPSFVSLKSFSMENVSSF, from the coding sequence ATGAAAACTGCTGATAATTCCAAAATGGGTGAAGATTTCTTCAAATATCTACAATCAGAAATTGTATTAAATATCTTCTCAAGACTCCCCACACGAGCAGCTATGGCCTGCAAGTGTGTTTGTAAGCCATGGCTCAGTATGCTCACTACTCCTAAGTTTGTGAATTCACATATGTCTAGATCAGTCCCGAGCATTGCTATTGAAACAAACTCAAAGTGTTACGATATCATTGAATTTACGGATGAGCTTGACCTCAACTTTGATGGACCAATTCGTAGTATGCCTAATGATTTTGATAAGGAGCATCGTTGGGACGTAACCTTCAACTTCGTACTCCCTTTTGATGGAATACTTCAGAGTTCAGCTAATGGTTTGATCTTTCTAAGAGACTTTGGTCATGATGATCTTATCCTGTGCAATCCGGTCACACGTGACTATCTCAAGCTCCCTTGTCCTCGACAAACCTCTCCAAAAGTTCCGAATGCAATggataattttggatttggagtaAGCGGAACGCCCGGACAATATAAGGTGGTTAGGATTTTCGCTGAAGCACCTGAACGACGAGAGGGTTTCAAAAATGCTTGCCAAGTCTACACAGTTGGAACCGGATCGTGGAGAAATGTTCCCTTTGGTAAGCCGCTCGGGTTTTGTGACGACATTGGAGGGGTACATCTGAATGGAAATCTTTATTGGATGGTAGCAAAAACAACAAGTGGCTTTTGTAGATGGATTTCTTCCTTTGATCTTGAAATGGAACTTTTTATCACCTTCGCTGCACCTCCTCCTCGTGGTAGAGATTTTCTCTTCGGTAGGTCACTCTGTGTTTTGAGGGGTTGCCTTTGTGTAAGCGACATTTCACACAATGGGCCCGACATTGACGATGATGAGGACGACATTCCAAACGATGGGCATGTTATAATCTGGATGTTGAAGGGAGATGACAACAGTTGGTCAAAGATATTTGTCATCCCTAAAGTTGAACGGTCTGCTGGTTTAGGTAATGTTTGGCcgattataattttcaaaaatggtgACGCGTTGATAGAATGGGACGATGGCATGATATTCTTCTACTCCAAAAAGAGGAGAAATTTTGACTGCGAGGTCATGTCTCTAGAGGGTCGTGAACCGTTCACCTCTACGATCATGTATGCCCCAAGCTTTGTCTCTCTCAAGAGTTTTTCGATGGAGAATGTAAGCTCATTTTGA